A single Klebsiella variicola DNA region contains:
- the rplO gene encoding 50S ribosomal protein L15, with protein MRLNTLSPAEGSKKAGKRLGRGIGSGLGKTGGRGHKGQKSRSGGGVRRGFEGGQMPLYRRLPKFGFTSRKAMITAEIRLSDLAHVEGDVVDLNALKAANIIGVQIEFAKVILSGEVTRPVTVRGLRVTKGARAAIEAAGGKIEE; from the coding sequence ATGCGTTTAAATACTCTGTCTCCGGCCGAAGGCTCCAAAAAGGCGGGTAAACGCCTGGGTCGTGGTATCGGTTCTGGCCTCGGTAAAACCGGTGGTCGTGGTCACAAAGGTCAGAAGTCTCGTTCTGGCGGTGGCGTACGTCGCGGTTTCGAGGGTGGTCAGATGCCTCTGTACCGTCGTCTGCCGAAATTCGGCTTCACTTCTCGTAAAGCGATGATCACCGCAGAGATCCGTCTCTCCGATCTGGCTCACGTAGAAGGCGATGTAGTAGACCTGAACGCGCTGAAAGCGGCAAACATTATCGGTGTCCAGATCGAGTTCGCGAAAGTGATCCTGTCTGGTGAGGTAACTCGTCCGGTAACTGTTCGTGGCCTGCGTGTGACTAAAGGTGCTCGTGCTGCTATCGAAGCTGCTGGCGGTAAAATTGAGGAATAA
- the rpsM gene encoding 30S ribosomal protein S13 produces the protein MARIAGINIPDHKHTVIALTAIFGIGKTRSKAICAETGIAENVKISELSEEQIDILREAVGKFVVEGDLRREITLSIKRLMDLGCYRGLRHRRGLPVRGQRTKTNARTRKGPRKPIKK, from the coding sequence GTGGCCCGTATAGCAGGCATTAACATTCCTGATCACAAACATACCGTAATCGCTTTAACCGCTATTTTCGGTATCGGCAAAACCCGTTCTAAAGCTATCTGCGCTGAAACGGGCATCGCTGAAAATGTTAAGATCAGTGAGCTGTCTGAAGAACAAATTGATATTCTGCGTGAAGCAGTAGGTAAATTTGTCGTTGAAGGTGATCTGCGCCGTGAAATCACCCTGAGCATCAAGCGTCTGATGGACCTTGGTTGCTACCGTGGTTTACGCCATCGTCGTGGTCTTCCGGTTCGCGGTCAGCGTACCAAGACCAACGCACGTACCCGTAAGGGTCCGCGTAAACCGATCAAGAAATAA
- the zntR gene encoding Zn(2+)-responsive transcriptional regulator: protein MYRIGELAKLADVTPDTIRYYEKQQMMDHDVRTEGGFRLYSDNDLQRLRFIRYARQLGFTLEAIRELLSIRIDPEHHTCQESKGIVQARLSEVEARIKELQTMRRSLQRLNDACCGTAHSSVYCSILEALEQGASNGGTGR, encoded by the coding sequence ATGTATCGTATTGGTGAGCTGGCTAAGCTGGCTGACGTCACGCCAGATACCATCCGTTATTATGAGAAACAGCAAATGATGGATCATGACGTGCGCACCGAGGGAGGATTTCGTCTTTACTCGGATAACGATCTTCAGCGGCTACGCTTTATTCGCTATGCCCGTCAGCTGGGCTTCACTCTGGAAGCGATCCGCGAATTATTGTCGATCCGTATCGATCCGGAGCACCATACCTGCCAGGAATCGAAAGGGATCGTTCAGGCGCGATTAAGCGAAGTCGAGGCGCGGATCAAAGAGTTGCAGACGATGCGTCGCTCTCTGCAGCGGCTTAATGATGCCTGCTGTGGGACTGCGCACAGTAGTGTTTATTGTTCGATCCTTGAGGCCCTTGAACAAGGCGCCAGCAATGGCGGTACGGGACGTTGA
- the rpsK gene encoding 30S ribosomal protein S11, whose product MAKAPVRARKRVRKQVSDGVAHIHASFNNTIVTITDRQGNALGWATAGGSGFRGSRKSTPFAAQVAAERCAEAVKEYGIKNLEVMVKGPGPGRESTIRALNAAGFRITNITDVTPIPHNGCRPPKKRRV is encoded by the coding sequence ATGGCAAAGGCACCAGTTCGTGCACGTAAGCGTGTAAGAAAACAAGTCTCTGATGGCGTGGCTCATATCCATGCTTCTTTTAACAACACCATCGTTACTATCACTGATCGTCAGGGTAACGCACTGGGTTGGGCAACAGCCGGTGGTTCCGGTTTCCGTGGTTCTCGCAAATCCACTCCGTTTGCAGCTCAGGTTGCAGCAGAGCGTTGCGCAGAAGCCGTAAAAGAATACGGCATCAAGAATCTGGAAGTTATGGTCAAAGGTCCGGGTCCGGGTCGCGAATCTACCATTCGTGCACTGAACGCCGCTGGTTTCCGCATCACTAATATTACTGATGTGACTCCGATCCCTCATAACGGTTGTCGTCCGCCGAAAAAACGTCGCGTATAA
- a CDS encoding DUF1992 domain-containing protein — protein sequence MWLLDQWAERHILDAQTKGEFDNLPGSGEPLTLDDDSHVPAELRAGYRLLKNAGCLPPELEQRREAVALADLLKGVRQDDPRHAELSKRLALLELKLRQAGLSTDFLRGEYAEALLQRMNQE from the coding sequence ATGTGGTTACTGGATCAGTGGGCGGAACGCCATATCCTCGATGCCCAAACTAAAGGTGAGTTCGATAACTTACCCGGCAGCGGCGAACCGCTGACTCTCGATGACGATTCGCATGTGCCGGCGGAGCTGCGGGCAGGTTATCGCCTTCTGAAGAATGCTGGATGCCTTCCCCCGGAGCTGGAGCAGCGAAGAGAAGCGGTGGCACTGGCTGATTTACTGAAGGGCGTCCGCCAGGACGATCCTCGTCATGCTGAACTGAGCAAACGGCTTGCCTTGCTCGAACTGAAGCTTCGTCAGGCTGGTCTGAGTACCGACTTTTTACGCGGTGAGTATGCCGAGGCTTTGCTACAAAGAATGAACCAGGAGTAA
- the secY gene encoding preprotein translocase subunit SecY, whose amino-acid sequence MAKQPGLDFQSAKGGLGELKRRLLFVVGALIVFRIGSFIPIPGIDAAVLAKLLEQQRGTIIEMFNMFSGGALSRASIFALGIMPYISASIIVQLLTVVYQPLAELKKEGESGRRKISQYTRYGTLVLAIFQSIGIATGLPNMPGMQGLVINPGFAFYFTAVVSLVTGTMFLMWLGEQITERGIGNGISILIFAGIVAGLPPAIAHTIEQARQGDLHFLLLLLVAVLVFAVTFFVVFVERGQRRIVVNYAKRQQGRRVYAAQSTHLPLKVNMAGVIPAIFASSIILFPATITSWFGGGTGWNWLTTISLYLQPGQPLYVLLYASAIIFFCFFYTALVFNPRETADNLKKSGAFVPGIRPGEQTAKYIDKVMTRLTLVGALYITFICLIPEFMRDAMKVPFYFGGTSLLIVVVVIMDFMAQVQTLMMSSQYESALKKANLKGYGR is encoded by the coding sequence ATGGCTAAACAACCGGGATTAGATTTTCAAAGTGCCAAAGGTGGCCTTGGCGAACTGAAACGCAGACTTCTGTTTGTGGTCGGTGCGCTGATAGTGTTCCGTATTGGCTCTTTTATTCCGATCCCTGGTATTGATGCCGCTGTACTTGCCAAACTGCTTGAGCAACAGCGAGGCACCATCATTGAAATGTTCAACATGTTCTCTGGTGGTGCTCTCAGCCGTGCTTCTATCTTTGCACTGGGGATTATGCCGTATATCTCGGCATCTATCATCGTGCAGCTGCTGACGGTGGTTTACCAACCGCTGGCAGAGCTGAAGAAAGAAGGGGAGTCTGGTCGTCGTAAGATCAGCCAGTACACCCGCTACGGTACTCTGGTGCTGGCGATATTCCAGTCGATCGGTATTGCTACCGGTCTGCCGAATATGCCTGGTATGCAGGGCCTGGTGATTAATCCAGGCTTTGCGTTCTATTTCACCGCTGTTGTAAGTCTGGTCACAGGGACTATGTTCCTGATGTGGCTCGGCGAACAGATCACTGAACGCGGTATCGGTAACGGTATCTCGATCCTGATCTTCGCCGGGATCGTTGCGGGACTCCCGCCGGCCATCGCCCATACTATCGAGCAAGCGCGTCAAGGCGACCTGCACTTCCTCCTGTTGCTGTTGGTTGCAGTATTAGTATTTGCAGTGACCTTCTTTGTTGTATTCGTTGAACGTGGTCAACGCCGCATTGTGGTAAACTACGCGAAACGGCAGCAGGGTCGTCGTGTCTATGCTGCACAGAGCACACATTTACCGCTGAAAGTGAATATGGCGGGGGTAATCCCGGCAATCTTCGCTTCCAGTATTATACTGTTCCCGGCAACCATCACGTCATGGTTCGGGGGTGGTACTGGTTGGAACTGGCTGACAACAATTTCGCTGTATTTGCAGCCTGGGCAACCGCTTTATGTGTTACTCTATGCGTCTGCAATCATCTTCTTCTGTTTCTTCTACACGGCGTTGGTTTTCAACCCGCGTGAAACAGCAGATAACCTGAAGAAGTCCGGTGCATTTGTACCAGGAATTCGTCCGGGAGAGCAAACGGCGAAGTATATCGATAAAGTGATGACTCGCCTGACTCTGGTTGGTGCGTTGTATATTACTTTTATCTGCCTGATCCCGGAGTTCATGCGTGACGCGATGAAAGTGCCGTTCTACTTCGGTGGGACATCGCTGCTTATCGTTGTTGTCGTGATTATGGACTTTATGGCTCAAGTGCAAACTCTGATGATGTCCAGTCAGTATGAGTCTGCATTGAAGAAGGCGAACCTGAAAGGCTACGGCCGTTAA
- the rpsN gene encoding 30S ribosomal protein S14 yields the protein MAKQSMKAREVKRVALADKFFAKRAELKAIISDVNATDEDRWNAVLKLQTLPRDSSPSRQRNRCRQTGRPHGFLRKFGLSRIKVREAAMRGEIPGLKKASW from the coding sequence ATGGCTAAGCAATCAATGAAAGCACGCGAAGTAAAGCGCGTGGCTTTAGCTGATAAATTCTTCGCTAAACGCGCTGAACTGAAAGCTATCATCTCTGATGTGAACGCAACCGACGAAGATCGTTGGAACGCTGTTCTCAAGCTGCAGACTCTGCCGCGTGATTCCAGCCCGTCTCGTCAGCGTAATCGCTGCCGTCAAACAGGTCGTCCGCATGGTTTCCTGCGGAAGTTCGGGTTGAGCCGTATTAAGGTCCGTGAAGCCGCTATGCGCGGTGAAATCCCGGGTCTGAAAAAGGCTAGCTGGTAA
- the mscL gene encoding large-conductance mechanosensitive channel protein MscL, whose protein sequence is MSFLKEFREFAMRGNVVDLAVGVIIGAAFGKIVSSLVADIIMPPLGLLIGGIDFKQFAVTLRDAQGDVPAVVMHYGVFIQNVFDFIIVAFAIFMAIKLMNKLNRKKEEAPAAPPAPSKEEVLLSEIRDLLKEQNNRS, encoded by the coding sequence ATGAGTTTTTTAAAAGAGTTTCGCGAATTCGCGATGCGCGGGAACGTTGTCGATTTGGCAGTGGGTGTGATCATCGGTGCAGCATTCGGTAAAATTGTTTCATCGCTGGTCGCAGATATTATTATGCCACCACTCGGCCTGTTGATTGGCGGGATCGATTTTAAACAGTTTGCCGTCACGCTACGTGATGCCCAGGGCGATGTCCCGGCTGTCGTGATGCATTATGGGGTATTCATTCAGAACGTTTTCGATTTCATCATCGTCGCGTTTGCCATCTTCATGGCGATTAAACTGATGAATAAGTTAAATCGTAAGAAAGAAGAGGCTCCGGCGGCGCCGCCAGCTCCTTCTAAAGAAGAAGTCCTGCTGAGCGAAATTCGCGATCTGCTGAAAGAGCAAAACAACCGTTCTTAA
- a CDS encoding DNA-directed RNA polymerase subunit alpha yields the protein MQGSVTEFLKPRLVDIEQVSSTHAKVTLEPLERGFGHTLGNALRRILLSSMPGCAVTEVEIDGVLHEYSTKEGVQEDILEILLNLKGLAVRVQGKDEVILTLNKSGIGPVTAADITHDGDVEIVKPQHVICHLTDENAAISMRIKVQRGRGYVPASARIHSEEDERPIGRLLVDACYSPVERIAYNVEAARVEQRTDLDKLVIEMETNGTIDPEEAIRRAATILAEQLEAFVDLRDVRQPEVKEEKPEFDPILLRPVDDLELTVRSANCLKAEAIHYIGDLVQRTEVELLKTPNLGKKSLTEIKDVLASRGLSLGMRLENWPPASIADE from the coding sequence ATGCAGGGTTCTGTGACAGAGTTTCTAAAACCGCGCCTGGTCGATATCGAGCAAGTGAGTTCGACGCACGCCAAGGTGACCCTTGAGCCTTTAGAGCGTGGCTTCGGCCATACTCTGGGTAACGCACTGCGCCGTATTCTGCTCTCATCGATGCCGGGTTGCGCGGTGACCGAGGTTGAGATTGATGGTGTACTGCACGAGTACAGCACCAAAGAAGGCGTTCAGGAAGACATCCTTGAAATCCTGCTCAACCTGAAAGGGCTGGCGGTGAGAGTTCAGGGTAAAGATGAAGTCATCCTTACTTTGAATAAATCTGGCATTGGCCCTGTGACTGCAGCCGACATTACCCACGACGGTGATGTCGAAATCGTCAAGCCGCAGCACGTGATTTGCCACCTGACTGATGAGAACGCTGCTATTAGCATGCGTATCAAAGTTCAGCGCGGTCGCGGTTATGTGCCGGCTTCTGCCCGAATTCATTCGGAAGAAGATGAGCGCCCAATCGGCCGTCTGCTGGTCGACGCCTGCTACAGCCCTGTAGAGCGTATTGCCTACAATGTTGAAGCTGCGCGTGTAGAACAGCGTACCGACCTGGACAAGCTGGTCATCGAAATGGAAACCAACGGCACAATCGATCCTGAAGAGGCGATTCGTCGTGCGGCAACCATTCTGGCTGAACAACTGGAAGCTTTTGTTGACTTACGTGATGTACGTCAGCCAGAAGTGAAAGAAGAGAAACCAGAGTTCGATCCGATCCTGCTGCGCCCTGTTGACGATCTGGAATTGACTGTCCGCTCTGCTAACTGCCTCAAGGCAGAAGCTATCCACTATATCGGTGATCTGGTACAGCGTACCGAGGTTGAGTTGCTGAAAACGCCGAACCTGGGTAAAAAATCTCTTACTGAGATTAAAGACGTGCTGGCTTCCCGTGGACTGTCTCTGGGCATGCGCCTGGAAAACTGGCCACCAGCAAGCATTGCTGACGAGTAA
- the rpsH gene encoding 30S ribosomal protein S8 has translation MSMQDPIADMLTRIRNGQAANKAAVTMPSSKLKVAIANVLKEEGFIEDFKVEGDIKPELELTLKYFQGKAVVESIQRVSRPGLRIYKRKDELPKVMAGLGIAVVSTSKGVMTDRAARQAGLGGEIICYVA, from the coding sequence ATGAGCATGCAAGATCCGATCGCGGATATGCTGACCCGTATCCGTAACGGTCAGGCCGCGAATAAAGCTGCGGTCACCATGCCTTCCTCCAAGCTGAAAGTGGCAATTGCCAACGTGCTGAAGGAAGAAGGCTTTATTGAAGATTTTAAAGTTGAAGGCGACATCAAGCCGGAACTGGAACTGACTCTTAAGTATTTCCAGGGTAAAGCTGTTGTAGAAAGCATTCAGCGTGTCAGCCGCCCAGGTCTGCGCATCTACAAACGTAAAGATGAGCTGCCGAAAGTTATGGCGGGTCTGGGTATCGCAGTTGTTTCTACCTCTAAAGGTGTTATGACTGATCGTGCAGCGCGCCAGGCTGGTCTTGGTGGCGAAATTATCTGCTACGTAGCCTAA
- the rpsE gene encoding 30S ribosomal protein S5, giving the protein MAHIEKQAGELQEKLIAVNRVSKTVKGGRIFSFTALTVVGDGNGRVGFGYGKAREVPAAIQKAMEKARRNMINVALNNGTLQHPVKGVHTGSRVFMQPASEGTGIIAGGAMRAVLEVAGVHNVLAKAYGSTNPINVVRATIDGLENMNSPEMVAAKRGKSVEEILGK; this is encoded by the coding sequence ATGGCTCACATCGAAAAACAAGCTGGCGAACTGCAGGAAAAGCTGATCGCGGTAAACCGCGTATCTAAAACCGTTAAAGGTGGTCGTATTTTCTCCTTCACAGCTCTGACTGTAGTTGGTGATGGTAACGGTCGCGTTGGTTTTGGTTACGGTAAAGCGCGTGAAGTTCCAGCAGCGATCCAGAAAGCGATGGAAAAAGCCCGTCGCAACATGATTAACGTCGCGCTGAACAACGGCACCCTGCAACACCCGGTTAAAGGTGTTCACACGGGTTCTCGTGTATTCATGCAGCCAGCTTCCGAAGGTACCGGTATCATCGCCGGTGGTGCAATGCGCGCCGTTCTGGAAGTTGCTGGGGTTCATAACGTTCTGGCTAAAGCATACGGTTCCACCAACCCGATCAACGTGGTTCGTGCAACTATTGATGGCCTGGAAAATATGAATTCTCCAGAAATGGTCGCTGCCAAGCGTGGTAAATCCGTTGAAGAAATTCTGGGGAAATAA
- the rplQ gene encoding 50S ribosomal protein L17 gives MRHRKSGRQLNRNSSHRQAMFRNMAGSLVRHEIIKTTLPKAKELRRVVEPLITLAKTDSVANRRLAFARTRDNEIVAKLFNELGPRFASRAGGYTRILKCGFRAGDNAPMAYIELVDRAEPKAEAAAE, from the coding sequence ATGCGCCATCGTAAGAGTGGTCGTCAACTGAACCGCAACAGCAGCCATCGCCAGGCTATGTTCCGTAACATGGCAGGTTCGCTGGTTCGTCATGAAATCATCAAGACGACCCTGCCGAAAGCGAAAGAACTGCGTCGCGTAGTTGAGCCGCTGATTACTCTTGCCAAGACTGATAGCGTTGCTAATCGTCGTCTGGCATTCGCCCGCACTCGTGATAACGAGATCGTGGCAAAACTGTTTAACGAGCTGGGCCCGCGTTTCGCGAGCCGCGCCGGTGGTTACACTCGCATTCTGAAGTGTGGCTTCCGTGCAGGCGACAACGCGCCGATGGCATACATCGAGCTGGTTGATCGTGCTGAGCCGAAAGCAGAAGCTGCTGCAGAGTAA
- the rpsD gene encoding 30S ribosomal protein S4 — protein sequence MARYLGPKLKLSRREGTDLFLKSGVRAIDTKCKIEQAPGQHGARKPRLSDYGVQLREKQKVRRMYGVLERQFRNYYKEAARLKGNTGENLLALLEGRLDNVVYRMGFGATRAEARQLVSHKAIMVNGRVVNIASYQVKANDVVSIREKAKKQSRVKAALELAEQREKPTWLEVDAGKMEGTFKRQPERSDLSADINEHLIVELYSK from the coding sequence ATGGCAAGATATTTGGGTCCTAAGCTCAAGCTGAGCCGTCGTGAGGGCACCGACTTATTCCTTAAGTCTGGCGTTCGCGCGATCGATACCAAGTGTAAAATTGAACAAGCTCCTGGCCAGCACGGTGCGCGTAAACCGCGTCTGTCTGACTATGGTGTGCAGTTGCGTGAAAAGCAAAAAGTTCGCCGTATGTACGGTGTGCTGGAGCGTCAGTTCCGTAACTACTATAAAGAAGCAGCACGTCTGAAAGGCAACACCGGTGAAAACCTGTTGGCTCTGCTGGAAGGTCGTCTGGACAACGTTGTATACCGTATGGGCTTCGGCGCCACTCGTGCTGAAGCACGCCAGCTGGTTAGCCACAAAGCGATTATGGTAAACGGTCGTGTTGTTAACATCGCTTCTTATCAGGTTAAAGCGAATGACGTTGTCAGCATTCGTGAGAAAGCGAAAAAGCAATCTCGCGTGAAAGCCGCTCTGGAGCTGGCTGAGCAGCGTGAAAAGCCAACCTGGCTGGAAGTTGATGCTGGCAAGATGGAAGGTACGTTCAAGCGTCAGCCGGAGCGTTCTGATCTGTCTGCGGACATTAACGAACACCTGATCGTCGAGCTTTACTCCAAGTAA
- the rplF gene encoding 50S ribosomal protein L6, translating into MSRVAKAPVVVPAGVDVKVNGQVITIKGKNGELTRTLNDAVEVKHADNALTFGPRDGYVDGWAQAGTARALLNSMVIGVTEGFTKKLQLVGVGYRAAVKGDVVNLALGFSHPVEHKLPAGITAECPTQTEIVLKGADKQVIGQVAADLRAYRRPEPYKGKGVRYADEVVRTKEAKKK; encoded by the coding sequence ATGTCTCGTGTTGCTAAAGCACCGGTCGTTGTTCCTGCCGGCGTTGATGTTAAAGTCAACGGTCAGGTTATTACGATCAAAGGTAAAAATGGCGAGCTGACTCGTACTCTCAACGATGCTGTTGAAGTTAAACATGCAGATAATGCTCTGACCTTCGGTCCGCGTGATGGTTACGTAGACGGATGGGCTCAGGCTGGTACCGCGCGTGCCCTGCTGAACTCAATGGTTATCGGTGTTACCGAAGGCTTCACTAAAAAGCTTCAGCTGGTTGGTGTAGGCTATCGTGCAGCGGTTAAAGGGGATGTAGTAAACCTGGCTTTAGGTTTCTCTCATCCTGTTGAACATAAGCTGCCGGCCGGTATCACTGCAGAATGTCCGACTCAAACTGAAATCGTGCTGAAAGGCGCTGATAAGCAGGTGATCGGCCAGGTTGCAGCAGATCTGCGCGCCTACCGTCGTCCTGAGCCTTATAAAGGCAAGGGTGTTCGTTACGCCGACGAAGTCGTGCGTACCAAAGAGGCTAAGAAGAAGTAA
- the rplR gene encoding 50S ribosomal protein L18, with protein sequence MDKKSARIRRATRARRKLQELGATRLVVHRTPRHIYAQVIAPNGSEVLVAASTVEKAISEQLKYTGNKDAAAAVGKAVAERALEKGIKDVSFDRSGFQYHGRVQALADAAREAGLQF encoded by the coding sequence ATGGATAAGAAATCTGCTCGTATCCGTCGTGCGACCCGCGCACGCCGCAAGCTCCAGGAGCTGGGTGCAACTCGCCTGGTGGTACATCGTACCCCGCGTCATATTTACGCACAGGTAATTGCTCCGAATGGTTCTGAAGTTCTGGTAGCTGCTTCTACTGTAGAAAAAGCTATCTCTGAACAACTGAAGTACACCGGTAACAAAGACGCGGCTGCAGCTGTGGGTAAAGCTGTTGCTGAACGCGCTCTGGAAAAAGGCATCAAAGATGTTTCCTTTGACCGTTCCGGGTTCCAATATCATGGTCGTGTCCAGGCACTGGCAGATGCTGCCCGTGAAGCTGGCCTTCAGTTCTAA
- the rpmD gene encoding 50S ribosomal protein L30, with protein MAKTIKITQTRSAIGRLPKHKATLLGLGLRRIGHTVEREDTPAVRGMVNAVSFMVKVEE; from the coding sequence ATGGCAAAGACTATTAAAATTACTCAAACCCGCAGTGCAATCGGTCGTCTGCCGAAACACAAGGCAACACTGCTTGGCCTGGGTCTGCGTCGTATTGGTCACACCGTAGAGCGCGAGGATACTCCTGCTGTTCGTGGTATGGTCAACGCGGTTTCCTTCATGGTTAAAGTTGAGGAGTAA
- the rpmJ gene encoding 50S ribosomal protein L36: MKVRASVKKLCRNCKIVKRDGVIRVICSAEPKHKQRQG, encoded by the coding sequence ATGAAAGTTCGTGCTTCCGTCAAGAAATTATGCCGTAACTGCAAAATCGTTAAGCGTGATGGCGTCATCCGTGTGATTTGCAGTGCCGAGCCGAAGCATAAACAGCGCCAAGGCTGA
- a CDS encoding alternative ribosome-rescue factor A, producing the protein MSRYQHTKGQIKDNAIEALLHDPLFRQRVEKNKKGKGSYQRKDKHAGRIDREASGKQANRFFTTGLLLSVLIKNGCFALSADREFRSAGLLL; encoded by the coding sequence ATGAGTCGCTATCAGCATACTAAAGGGCAAATTAAAGATAACGCCATTGAGGCACTTCTCCACGATCCGTTATTCAGGCAGCGTGTAGAGAAAAACAAGAAAGGGAAAGGAAGCTATCAACGTAAAGATAAACATGCAGGAAGGATTGACCGGGAGGCCAGTGGCAAGCAAGCGAATCGCTTTTTTACCACTGGCCTTCTGCTTTCGGTGCTGATTAAGAACGGTTGTTTTGCTCTTTCAGCAGATCGCGAATTTCGCTCAGCAGGACTTCTTCTTTAG
- the rplE gene encoding 50S ribosomal protein L5, protein MAKLHDYYKDEVVAKLMTEFNYNSVMQVPRVEKITLNMGVGEAIADKKLLDNAAADLTAISGQKPLITKARKSVAGFKIRQGYPIGCKVTLRGERMWEFFERLITIAVPRIRDFRGLSAKSFDGRGNYSMGVREQIIFPEIDYDKVDRVRGLDITITTTAKSDEEGRALLAAFDFPFRK, encoded by the coding sequence ATGGCGAAACTGCATGATTACTACAAAGACGAAGTAGTCGCTAAACTCATGACTGAGTTTAACTACAATTCTGTCATGCAAGTCCCTCGGGTCGAGAAGATCACCCTGAACATGGGTGTTGGTGAAGCGATCGCTGACAAGAAACTGCTGGATAACGCAGCAGCTGACCTGACAGCAATCTCCGGTCAAAAACCGCTGATCACCAAAGCACGCAAATCAGTTGCAGGCTTCAAAATCCGTCAGGGCTATCCGATCGGCTGTAAAGTAACTCTGCGCGGCGAGCGCATGTGGGAGTTCTTTGAGCGCCTGATCACTATTGCTGTACCGCGTATCCGTGACTTCCGTGGCTTGTCCGCTAAGTCTTTCGACGGCCGTGGTAACTACAGCATGGGTGTCCGTGAGCAGATCATCTTCCCAGAAATCGACTACGATAAAGTCGACCGCGTTCGTGGTTTGGATATTACCATTACCACTACTGCGAAATCTGATGAAGAAGGCCGCGCTCTGCTGGCTGCCTTTGACTTCCCGTTCCGCAAGTAA